Proteins from a single region of Fusobacterium gonidiaformans ATCC 25563:
- a CDS encoding threonine aldolase family protein, translating to MLSFLNDYSEGGHPKVMEDLMKTNGESTVGYGFDPYCDKAREIISKKLKQENTETWFFAGGTLTNLTVIAHVLKPHQAVITAFTGHINVHETGAIEATGHKVLGLPSEDGKLTPKMIEDCLAYHEDFFFVEPKMIYISNTTEVGTIYTKKELMNLKACCEKNGLYLFMDGARLAYAFGAKENDITWEDLGKYTDVLFIGGTKCGAMFGEAVAIIHDDLKKDFKYSIKQRGGLFAKGRLIGVQFISLLQENLYEEIGRKANEAAIVLRDGLRELGFTSPYDSPSNQQFVLMTQEEFEKISSVVLCGAEGKWRDGRCRIRFVTGWKNTVEEAKEAIEKIREVLA from the coding sequence ATGTTATCATTTTTAAATGATTATAGTGAAGGTGGACATCCAAAAGTCATGGAAGATTTGATGAAGACAAATGGAGAATCAACGGTTGGGTATGGTTTTGATCCGTATTGTGATAAGGCGAGAGAGATTATTTCTAAAAAATTGAAACAAGAAAATACGGAAACTTGGTTTTTTGCAGGAGGAACTTTAACAAATTTGACAGTCATTGCTCATGTATTAAAACCACATCAGGCAGTGATTACAGCTTTTACAGGACATATCAATGTTCATGAAACAGGAGCCATAGAAGCGACAGGACATAAGGTATTGGGGCTTCCTTCAGAGGACGGGAAGTTAACTCCAAAAATGATAGAAGATTGTTTAGCTTATCATGAAGATTTTTTCTTTGTAGAGCCAAAGATGATATATATTTCTAACACTACGGAAGTTGGGACGATATATACAAAAAAAGAATTGATGAATTTAAAAGCTTGTTGTGAAAAAAATGGCTTGTATTTATTTATGGACGGAGCAAGACTTGCCTATGCTTTTGGGGCAAAAGAAAATGATATTACTTGGGAAGATTTAGGAAAATATACAGATGTTCTATTTATCGGAGGAACGAAGTGTGGAGCAATGTTTGGAGAAGCAGTTGCCATTATTCATGATGATTTAAAAAAAGATTTTAAATACAGTATTAAGCAACGAGGAGGATTGTTTGCGAAAGGGAGATTGATCGGAGTACAGTTTATTAGCTTGTTACAAGAAAATCTGTATGAAGAAATCGGAAGAAAAGCTAATGAAGCAGCCATTGTTTTACGAGATGGACTTCGAGAATTAGGGTTTACCTCTCCTTATGATTCTCCAAGCAACCAACAATTTGTATTGATGACTCAGGAAGAATTTGAAAAAATCTCCTCCGTGGTCTTATGTGGAGCGGAAGGAAAATGGAGGGATGGAAGATGTCGTATCCGTTTTGTTACAGGATGGAAAAACACAGTGGAAGAAGCAAAGGAAGCCATTGAAAAAATCAGAGAAGTATTAGCATAG
- the ruvC gene encoding crossover junction endodeoxyribonuclease RuvC: MRILGIDPGTAIVGYGVIDYEKGKFHVVDYGCIYTEKDLPMEDRLIKIHEELSSLIQKYQPEEMAVEELFYFKNNKTVISVGQARGVIVLTGRLHGLQIHSYTPLQVKMGITGYGRAEKKQIQQMVQRFLGLSEIPKPDDAADALAIAINHIHTKTSALLQIDTVCLKKLPKGTEKLSVQEYRELFLKK; the protein is encoded by the coding sequence ATGAGAATTTTAGGAATCGATCCGGGAACGGCTATTGTTGGGTATGGTGTGATTGATTATGAAAAAGGAAAATTTCATGTGGTAGATTATGGTTGTATTTATACAGAAAAAGATTTGCCTATGGAAGATCGTTTGATAAAGATTCATGAGGAGTTATCTTCTTTAATCCAAAAATATCAGCCGGAAGAAATGGCAGTCGAAGAGTTGTTTTATTTTAAGAATAATAAGACGGTAATTTCTGTGGGACAAGCCAGAGGAGTGATTGTATTAACAGGTCGCTTACATGGTTTACAAATTCATTCTTACACGCCCTTGCAAGTAAAAATGGGGATTACCGGTTATGGACGAGCCGAGAAGAAACAGATTCAACAAATGGTACAAAGATTTTTAGGCTTATCGGAGATTCCAAAACCGGATGATGCAGCAGACGCTTTAGCGATTGCTATCAATCATATTCATACAAAAACAAGTGCTTTACTTCAAATAGATACTGTTTGTTTAAAAAAGTTACCAAAAGGAACCGAAAAATTATCGGTACAAGAATATCGAGAATTATTTTTAAAGAAATAA
- a CDS encoding tRNA (cytidine(34)-2'-O)-methyltransferase — protein MNIVLYQPEIPYNTGNIGRSCVLTNTHLHLIKPLGFSLDEKQIKRSGLDYWHSVQLTVWESFEEFLASDPNMRLFYATTKTKQRYSDVSYKANDYIMFGPESRGIPEEILKKNPERCITIPMIPMGRSLNLSNSAAIILYEALRQVDFDFGE, from the coding sequence ATGAACATCGTATTGTATCAGCCGGAAATTCCATATAATACAGGAAATATAGGAAGAAGTTGTGTACTAACAAATACACATTTGCATTTGATTAAACCTTTAGGGTTTTCACTTGATGAGAAACAAATTAAACGTTCTGGTCTCGATTATTGGCATTCTGTACAGTTAACTGTTTGGGAAAGTTTTGAAGAATTTTTAGCAAGTGACCCCAATATGAGATTATTTTATGCGACAACAAAAACGAAACAAAGATATAGTGATGTAAGCTATAAAGCAAATGATTATATTATGTTTGGGCCAGAATCAAGAGGAATTCCGGAAGAAATTTTAAAGAAAAATCCGGAAAGATGTATTACCATTCCTATGATTCCTATGGGACGTTCTTTGAATTTATCAAATTCTGCTGCTATTATTTTGTATGAGGCATTACGACAAGTTGACTTTGATTTTGGAGAATAG
- a CDS encoding MBL fold metallo-hydrolase: MQVKKFHLGPMMTNCFLTWGDNGTAYFFDCGGKNLDKVEAFIKDNQLSMKYLILTHGHGDHIDGIHEFIKRFPEAKIYIGKEEKEFLSNPNLNLNSYISGNNFEFDGEIHTVQGGDMIGEFLVLDTPGHTIGSKSFYHKDSNILMAGDTLFYHSYGRFDLPTGSQRQLVESLRKLCELPENVIVYNGHTEETTIGEEKEFLGFHRR, translated from the coding sequence GTGCAAGTAAAAAAATTTCATTTAGGCCCTATGATGACAAACTGTTTTCTAACTTGGGGAGACAATGGAACTGCATATTTCTTTGATTGTGGAGGAAAAAATCTAGATAAAGTGGAAGCTTTCATAAAAGACAATCAATTAAGTATGAAATATTTAATTTTAACACATGGGCATGGAGACCATATTGATGGAATTCATGAATTTATAAAACGTTTTCCGGAAGCAAAAATCTATATTGGAAAAGAAGAAAAAGAGTTTTTATCGAATCCCAACTTAAATTTGAATTCCTACATTTCAGGAAACAATTTTGAATTTGATGGAGAAATCCATACAGTGCAAGGTGGAGATATGATAGGAGAATTTTTAGTTTTAGATACTCCCGGTCATACCATAGGTTCTAAATCTTTTTATCATAAAGATTCTAATATTTTAATGGCAGGAGATACTTTATTTTATCACAGCTATGGGCGTTTTGATTTACCCACAGGAAGCCAACGTCAATTAGTAGAGAGTCTTAGAAAATTATGTGAACTCCCAGAAAATGTAATTGTCTACAATGGACATACAGAAGAAACAACAATTGGAGAAGAAAAAGAATTTTTAGGATTCCATCGTAGATAA
- a CDS encoding NAD(P)/FAD-dependent oxidoreductase, giving the protein MEKIYDVIIVGGGPAGLTAGIYLGRGKARTLILEKANVGALLSAHKIDNYPGFLNSPSGKEIYEIMKKQALSYDVEIQEATVLAFDPYKETKIVKTDKGNFKCKYIIIASGMLKAKKVPGEAKYIGAGVSYCATCDGAFTRNRIVSLVGKGEELAEEALFLTRFAKEVHVYVTEDILEAPQEVLHALLENEKVKIQYSVSLEEVKGDGEALTSFVLKDSTGKLSEENTNFLFLYLGTKSNTELFGEFADMDSKGFIKTNEKMQIRTPNMYAIGDIREKEIRQVTTATNDGTIAASVIIKDILTKKANK; this is encoded by the coding sequence ATGGAAAAAATATATGATGTTATTATTGTCGGAGGAGGTCCTGCCGGATTAACCGCCGGAATTTATTTAGGACGTGGAAAAGCTAGGACTCTTATTTTAGAAAAAGCGAATGTAGGAGCCTTACTTTCTGCTCATAAAATTGATAACTATCCCGGATTTTTGAATAGTCCCAGCGGGAAAGAAATCTATGAGATAATGAAAAAACAAGCTCTCTCTTATGATGTAGAAATTCAAGAAGCTACCGTATTGGCTTTTGACCCTTACAAAGAAACAAAAATCGTAAAAACGGACAAAGGAAACTTTAAATGTAAATACATCATTATTGCTTCCGGTATGCTGAAGGCAAAAAAAGTACCGGGAGAAGCAAAATATATTGGAGCAGGTGTTTCTTACTGTGCAACTTGTGATGGTGCTTTTACGAGAAATCGTATTGTTTCTTTAGTTGGAAAAGGAGAAGAATTAGCAGAAGAAGCTCTTTTCTTAACAAGATTTGCAAAAGAAGTTCATGTCTATGTGACAGAAGATATCTTAGAAGCTCCACAAGAAGTACTTCATGCCTTATTGGAAAATGAAAAAGTAAAAATTCAATATTCCGTTTCCCTAGAAGAAGTAAAAGGGGATGGAGAAGCTTTGACTTCTTTTGTTCTAAAAGACAGTACCGGAAAGCTTTCGGAAGAAAACACAAACTTCTTATTCTTGTATTTGGGAACCAAAAGCAATACAGAACTTTTTGGAGAATTTGCAGATATGGATTCAAAAGGTTTCATTAAAACAAATGAAAAAATGCAAATCAGAACTCCAAATATGTATGCCATTGGAGATATCCGAGAAAAAGAAATCAGACAAGTAACAACAGCAACCAATGATGGAACAATTGCCGCTTCTGTTATCATAAAAGATATTTTAACAAAAAAAGCAAACAAATAA
- a CDS encoding PhoH family protein produces the protein MRKIFVLDTNVLIHDPYCIYKFEDNEVVVPIFVIEEIDKLKRNPNTAIQARLVSRVIDEIRKKGSLYQGVELEKDIFFRVEIDNNIEDLPTVLRRDVMDNMIISVTLGIQKKNPEKRVVIVSKDINMRIKADALALEVQDYKNDKVDYSELYTGFLDISVSKEILEEYSNSGKISLEKLDVNSENLTPNCFIRMNCENDFVTGRYANGKVRKIILGDIEAWGLRARNEEQRFAMELLMDEAVKVVTLVGGAGTGKTLLAIAAALEQVVERKKYKKIFIARPIIPMGKDLGYLPGSEKEKLKPWMQPIFDNIEFLSHTRGEKTGEKVVQGLEAMGLMKIEPLTYIRGRSIPAGFIVIDEAQNLTPLEIKTIVTRVGEDTKIVFTGDPAQIDNPYLDANTNGLTYLAEKLKNEKILGHMTLVKGERSEVAEIAAKLL, from the coding sequence ATGAGAAAAATTTTTGTTTTAGACACCAATGTATTGATTCATGATCCTTACTGTATCTACAAATTTGAAGACAACGAAGTGGTTGTCCCTATCTTTGTCATTGAGGAAATTGATAAGTTGAAGAGAAATCCCAATACTGCCATTCAAGCTAGATTGGTTTCTCGAGTGATTGATGAAATTCGGAAAAAAGGAAGCCTATATCAAGGGGTAGAACTGGAAAAAGATATTTTTTTCCGAGTAGAGATTGATAACAATATAGAGGACTTACCAACAGTACTAAGACGAGATGTTATGGACAATATGATTATTTCTGTCACTCTTGGTATCCAGAAAAAAAATCCGGAAAAGCGTGTTGTCATTGTTTCTAAAGATATCAATATGAGAATCAAAGCAGATGCTCTCGCCCTAGAAGTACAAGATTATAAAAATGATAAAGTCGATTATAGTGAACTTTATACTGGATTTTTAGATATTTCTGTTTCAAAAGAAATTTTAGAAGAATACTCCAATTCCGGAAAAATTTCCTTAGAAAAATTAGATGTTAACTCAGAAAATTTAACTCCAAATTGTTTTATTCGTATGAATTGTGAAAATGATTTTGTGACGGGACGTTATGCAAATGGAAAAGTTCGTAAAATTATCTTAGGAGATATCGAAGCTTGGGGATTGCGAGCAAGAAATGAAGAACAACGTTTTGCCATGGAATTACTCATGGACGAAGCGGTGAAAGTAGTAACTTTAGTAGGCGGAGCAGGAACAGGAAAGACACTGCTTGCCATTGCAGCTGCCTTAGAGCAAGTTGTAGAAAGAAAAAAATATAAGAAAATATTCATTGCCAGACCTATTATCCCTATGGGAAAAGATTTAGGATATTTACCGGGTAGTGAAAAAGAAAAATTAAAACCTTGGATGCAGCCTATTTTTGATAATATTGAATTTTTATCCCATACTCGTGGGGAAAAGACAGGAGAAAAAGTTGTACAAGGTCTAGAAGCTATGGGACTTATGAAAATAGAACCTTTAACTTACATTCGAGGGCGAAGTATTCCAGCTGGATTTATTGTCATTGATGAAGCTCAAAACTTAACTCCTTTGGAAATTAAAACCATTGTGACAAGAGTTGGAGAAGATACTAAAATTGTCTTTACCGGAGATCCTGCCCAAATTGATAACCCATACTTAGATGCCAATACCAACGGATTAACGTATTTGGCAGAAAAATTAAAAAATGAAAAAATCCTAGGACATATGACCTTAGTCAAAGGAGAACGTTCTGAAGTGGCTGAAATTGCTGCGAAATTATTATAA
- a CDS encoding vWA domain-containing protein: protein MKKILLGILLAFSLVACANGTTKKEVKAKNIELVFILDRSGSMFGLEKDTIGGYNSMLQKQKEQTGDVFVTTVLFDDYYEMLYHHKNIKELPNMTEKEYFVRGSTALYDAIGKTIVNVDREQELAEKKVDQVLFIITTDGMENASQEFTAKQVRALIEKQKKEKKWEFLFLGANIDAEETAAQFGISKEKAVNYHADSLGTQKNYKVLGEAVLQMRSGQQLKKEWKQEIEEDYKSRK, encoded by the coding sequence ATGAAAAAAATTTTATTAGGAATTTTACTGGCATTTTCTTTGGTTGCTTGTGCAAATGGAACGACTAAAAAGGAAGTAAAAGCAAAAAATATTGAATTAGTTTTTATTTTAGATCGAAGTGGTTCTATGTTTGGTTTAGAAAAAGATACGATTGGTGGATATAATTCGATGTTACAGAAACAAAAAGAACAAACCGGGGATGTTTTTGTTACGACTGTATTATTTGATGATTACTATGAAATGTTGTATCATCATAAGAATATCAAAGAACTTCCTAACATGACAGAAAAAGAATATTTTGTGAGAGGAAGTACAGCTCTTTATGATGCAATCGGAAAAACGATTGTTAATGTAGACAGGGAGCAAGAACTGGCAGAGAAAAAAGTAGACCAAGTATTGTTTATTATTACAACAGATGGAATGGAAAATGCAAGCCAAGAGTTTACAGCAAAGCAAGTGAGGGCCTTAATTGAAAAGCAAAAAAAGGAAAAGAAGTGGGAGTTCTTATTCTTAGGAGCAAATATTGATGCAGAAGAGACAGCGGCCCAATTTGGAATTTCAAAAGAAAAGGCAGTAAATTACCACGCTGATTCTTTAGGAACGCAAAAAAATTACAAGGTATTGGGAGAGGCCGTTTTACAAATGAGGTCAGGTCAACAACTAAAGAAGGAATGGAAACAAGAGATCGAAGAAGATTATAAGAGTAGAAAATAG
- a CDS encoding type II toxin-antitoxin system RelE family toxin encodes MGYRLVIPEKLNKKIIKFDKSVQKTLYSYIKKNLLDTEEPRLHGKALTGNLKGMWRYRVMDYRLIVEIQDDVLIIVAVDFDHRKKIYEK; translated from the coding sequence GTGGGATATCGATTAGTCATTCCTGAAAAGTTAAATAAGAAAATTATAAAATTTGATAAAAGTGTTCAAAAAACTTTATATTCTTATATCAAGAAAAATTTGTTAGATACAGAAGAACCAAGACTTCATGGAAAAGCATTAACAGGAAATTTAAAAGGTATGTGGCGTTATAGAGTTATGGACTATCGGTTAATTGTGGAAATTCAAGATGATGTTTTAATCATAGTAGCTGTTGATTTCGACCATAGAAAGAAGATATATGAAAAATAA
- the relB gene encoding type II toxin-antitoxin system RelB family antitoxin, whose protein sequence is MSVISIRFNNKEERLIKEYVESKGTTVSQFIKDLLFKQIEEEYDLEIVQEYLKEKEAGRLNLISFEEAVKEWDID, encoded by the coding sequence ATGTCTGTAATTTCAATAAGATTTAATAATAAAGAAGAAAGATTAATAAAAGAATATGTGGAGTCTAAAGGAACTACGGTATCTCAGTTTATAAAAGATTTGTTATTTAAGCAAATAGAAGAAGAATATGATTTAGAAATTGTTCAAGAATATTTGAAAGAAAAAGAAGCAGGAAGATTAAATTTAATTTCTTTTGAGGAGGCAGTAAAAGAGTGGGATATCGATTAG
- the eno gene encoding phosphopyruvate hydratase produces the protein MTRIYDVVAREILDSRGNPTVEVDVVLECGAKGRAAVPSGASTGSHEAVELRDGDKARYLGKGVLKAVQNVNTEIKERLVGMNALDQVSIDKAMIELDGTPNKGRLGANAILGVSLAVAKAAAEALGQPLYKYLGGVNAKELPLPMMNILNGGSHADSAVDVQEFMIQPVGAKTFAEAMQMGCEVFHHLGKLLKANGDSTNVGNEGGYAPAKIQGTEGALDLICEAVKAAGYELGKDITFAMDAASSEFAKEADGKYTYHFVREGGVVRTTEEMVDWYKSLVEKYPIVSIEDGLAEDDWAGWQKLTEALGEKVQLVGDDLFVTNTERLQKGIELKAANSILIKLNQIGTLTETLDAIEMAKRAGMTAVVSHRSGETEDATIADIAVATNAGQIKTGSTSRTDRMAKYNQLLRIEQELGDMAQYRGMKVFYNIDRK, from the coding sequence ATGACAAGAATTTATGATGTCGTAGCAAGAGAAATTTTAGACTCTAGAGGAAACCCGACAGTAGAAGTGGATGTAGTATTGGAATGTGGAGCAAAGGGAAGAGCTGCTGTTCCATCAGGAGCATCTACAGGTTCTCACGAAGCAGTGGAATTAAGAGATGGAGATAAAGCAAGATACTTAGGAAAAGGAGTTTTGAAAGCTGTTCAAAACGTAAATACAGAAATTAAAGAAAGATTAGTAGGTATGAATGCTTTGGATCAAGTTTCTATTGATAAAGCTATGATCGAATTAGATGGAACTCCAAATAAAGGAAGATTAGGAGCAAATGCGATTTTAGGTGTTTCTTTAGCAGTCGCTAAGGCAGCAGCAGAAGCATTGGGACAACCTTTGTACAAATATTTAGGTGGAGTGAATGCAAAAGAATTACCTCTTCCTATGATGAATATCTTAAATGGAGGATCTCATGCAGATTCTGCAGTAGATGTACAAGAATTTATGATTCAACCGGTAGGAGCAAAAACATTTGCAGAAGCAATGCAAATGGGATGTGAAGTATTCCATCATTTAGGAAAATTATTAAAAGCAAATGGAGACTCTACTAACGTAGGAAACGAAGGGGGATATGCTCCTGCAAAAATTCAAGGAACAGAAGGAGCTTTGGATTTAATCTGTGAAGCAGTGAAAGCAGCCGGGTATGAATTAGGAAAAGATATTACTTTCGCAATGGACGCTGCCTCTTCTGAATTTGCAAAAGAAGCAGACGGAAAATATACTTATCACTTTGTAAGAGAAGGTGGAGTGGTAAGAACTACGGAAGAAATGGTAGATTGGTATAAATCTTTAGTAGAAAAATATCCTATCGTTTCTATCGAAGACGGTTTAGCAGAAGATGACTGGGCAGGATGGCAAAAATTAACAGAAGCTCTTGGAGAAAAAGTACAATTGGTTGGAGATGACTTATTTGTAACAAATACAGAAAGATTACAAAAAGGAATCGAATTAAAAGCTGCAAATTCTATCTTGATTAAATTAAATCAAATTGGAACTTTGACAGAAACTTTAGATGCGATTGAAATGGCAAAAAGAGCCGGAATGACAGCTGTTGTTTCTCATAGATCCGGAGAAACGGAAGATGCTACTATCGCAGATATCGCAGTAGCAACAAATGCAGGACAAATTAAAACTGGTTCTACTTCAAGAACAGATAGAATGGCAAAATACAATCAATTATTGAGAATTGAACAAGAATTAGGAGATATGGCTCAATATCGAGGAATGAAAGTATTTTACAATATTGATAGAAAATAA
- the pykF gene encoding pyruvate kinase PykF: MKKTKIVCTIGPKTESKETLKTLLQSGMNVMRLNFSHGDYAEHGARIVNFREAMKETGIRAALLLDTKGPEIRTIKLEGGKDVSIITGQTFTFTTDKSVIGNQNKVAVTYEGFARDLKVGDMVLVDDGLLSMTVTKISGNEVECIAENSGDLGENKGINLPNVKVNLPALAEKDIQDLKFGCEQKVDFIAASFIRKADDVRAVRKVLEENGGAGIQIISKIENQEGLDNFEEILEESDGIMVARGDLGVEIPVEEVPFAQKMMIQRCNAVGKIVITATQMLDSMIKNPRPTRAEANDVANAIIDGTDAVMLSGETAKGKYPIEAVTVMKRIAEKTDPLILPVEDAHLEVGEITVTTAVAKGTADVAEMIGAKVIVVATASGRAARDMRRYFPSADILAITNNERTANQLVLTRGVTSYVDGTASSLDEFYTLAEKAVRELGLAVSGDVIIATCGEQVYINGTTNSVKVIHIK; encoded by the coding sequence TTGAAGAAAACGAAAATTGTATGTACCATTGGACCAAAAACAGAATCAAAAGAGACATTGAAAACTTTACTACAAAGTGGAATGAATGTCATGAGATTAAATTTCTCTCATGGGGATTATGCAGAACATGGAGCGAGAATTGTTAATTTTAGAGAAGCAATGAAAGAGACAGGGATTCGAGCTGCCTTATTATTAGATACAAAGGGACCTGAAATTAGAACAATAAAACTAGAAGGTGGAAAAGATGTTAGCATTATTACCGGACAAACTTTCACTTTTACAACAGATAAATCTGTGATTGGAAATCAAAATAAAGTAGCTGTTACTTATGAAGGGTTTGCAAGAGATTTAAAAGTTGGAGATATGGTTTTAGTAGATGATGGACTATTATCTATGACAGTAACAAAAATCTCTGGAAATGAAGTAGAATGTATTGCTGAAAATTCAGGAGATTTAGGAGAAAACAAAGGAATTAACTTGCCAAATGTAAAAGTAAACTTACCCGCTTTGGCAGAGAAAGATATCCAAGATTTGAAATTTGGATGTGAACAAAAAGTCGATTTTATTGCTGCTTCTTTCATCCGAAAAGCAGATGATGTACGAGCAGTAAGAAAAGTATTGGAAGAAAATGGTGGAGCAGGAATTCAGATTATTTCAAAAATTGAAAATCAAGAAGGATTGGATAATTTCGAAGAAATTTTAGAAGAATCTGATGGAATTATGGTGGCAAGAGGAGATTTAGGAGTGGAAATTCCGGTAGAAGAAGTTCCTTTTGCTCAAAAAATGATGATTCAAAGATGTAATGCTGTAGGAAAAATTGTCATTACTGCAACACAAATGTTGGATTCTATGATTAAAAACCCTAGACCAACAAGAGCGGAAGCAAATGACGTAGCAAATGCAATCATTGATGGAACCGATGCCGTAATGCTTTCCGGAGAAACTGCAAAAGGAAAATATCCGATAGAAGCAGTGACGGTGATGAAAAGAATTGCAGAAAAAACAGATCCGTTGATTTTGCCGGTAGAAGATGCCCACTTAGAAGTTGGAGAGATTACAGTAACAACTGCGGTAGCAAAAGGAACTGCAGATGTCGCAGAAATGATTGGAGCAAAAGTGATCGTAGTGGCAACTGCTTCAGGAAGAGCAGCTAGAGATATGAGAAGATATTTCCCATCAGCAGATATTTTAGCAATTACGAATAATGAAAGAACAGCAAATCAATTAGTCTTAACAAGAGGGGTAACTTCTTATGTGGATGGTACTGCAAGCTCCTTAGATGAATTCTATACTTTAGCAGAAAAAGCAGTAAGGGAATTAGGATTGGCTGTTTCAGGAGATGTGATTATTGCGACTTGTGGAGAACAAGTATATATCAATGGAACAACAAACTCAGTAAAAGTAATTCATATTAAATAA
- a CDS encoding YhcH/YjgK/YiaL family protein: MIYDKIENIGRYLGISNYLDQAIRYIMTGNYQKAEYGRNVVAGEDIYYNCPEGAMAKNVEGMDYEYHRTYIDIHIPLKGKENIAFFEMKQGKEVKAYEEENDYGLYQGIAEGKLCIKEGEFLMLFPEEVHLALMKVEEEATPIEKVIFKVRAK, from the coding sequence ATGATATACGATAAAATTGAAAATATAGGGCGATATTTAGGAATTTCCAATTATTTGGATCAAGCCATTCGATATATTATGACAGGAAACTATCAGAAAGCAGAATATGGAAGAAATGTCGTAGCCGGAGAAGATATCTATTATAACTGTCCTGAGGGAGCTATGGCAAAGAATGTAGAAGGGATGGACTATGAATATCACAGAACCTATATCGACATTCATATTCCTTTGAAAGGAAAAGAAAATATTGCTTTTTTTGAAATGAAACAAGGAAAAGAAGTGAAAGCTTACGAAGAAGAAAATGATTATGGTTTATATCAAGGAATCGCAGAAGGAAAACTTTGTATCAAAGAAGGAGAATTTTTAATGCTTTTTCCGGAAGAAGTACATTTGGCTTTAATGAAAGTAGAAGAAGAAGCGACTCCGATTGAAAAAGTCATTTTTAAAGTGAGAGCAAAGTAG
- a CDS encoding N-acetylmannosamine-6-phosphate 2-epimerase → MKERIEALRGKLIVSCQALQEEPLHSSYIMSRMAYAAYVGGASGIRANTVVDIHEIKKTVDLPIIGIIKEVYGDNPVYITPTMKEISALVTEGVDIIAIDGTKRERPDGNTLEALMKEAKEKYPKQLFMADISSVEEAVEAERLGFDFVGTTLVGYTEYTKGNLPLVELEKVLKAVSIPVIGEGNLDTPEKAKNALQLGAFAVVVGGAITRPQQITKKFVDEMKK, encoded by the coding sequence ATGAAAGAAAGAATCGAAGCCTTACGAGGAAAACTAATTGTTTCTTGTCAAGCTTTACAGGAAGAACCTTTACATAGTTCCTATATTATGTCCAGAATGGCTTATGCTGCTTATGTTGGAGGAGCATCTGGAATTCGAGCGAATACAGTTGTAGATATTCATGAAATTAAGAAAACTGTAGATTTGCCAATTATTGGAATTATTAAAGAAGTATATGGAGATAATCCTGTTTATATTACTCCGACCATGAAAGAAATTTCAGCTTTGGTAACAGAGGGAGTTGATATTATTGCCATTGACGGTACGAAACGAGAAAGACCGGATGGAAATACTTTGGAAGCTTTGATGAAAGAAGCTAAAGAAAAATATCCGAAGCAATTATTTATGGCGGATATTTCTTCTGTGGAAGAAGCAGTAGAAGCAGAAAGATTAGGTTTTGACTTTGTTGGAACAACTTTGGTTGGTTATACTGAATATACAAAAGGAAATTTGCCTTTAGTAGAATTGGAAAAAGTCTTAAAAGCCGTTTCGATTCCTGTGATTGGAGAGGGAAATTTAGATACTCCGGAGAAAGCAAAAAATGCCTTACAATTAGGAGCTTTTGCAGTGGTAGTAGGAGGAGCTATTACAAGGCCTCAACAAATTACCAAGAAATTTGTGGATGAAATGAAGAAATAA